The window GCGCGAGCAAAAGTCCCGTTGCAAAAACTGTGCCGAGTTTTGTGGGAAACGACAAAAGTCCGAGCAGAAAGAACAGAACCATCTGCATAAGCGAGGTTACGCCGTCGAAAAAATTCACCAGTCCCGTTTTGTTTGAAAGCTTGGTATTTCCCAGTATTATACCCGTTATGTAAACCGAAAGATAACCGTTTCCGCCGAAATACGACGGCAGTGCGTAGGACAAAACCGCAACCCCGACTATGAAAATCATATCAAATCCCGACGCGGAAACCTTGAAATTTTTCAAAATCCAAATCGCGATATATGCGATGGCTGCGCCGAAAATCAAGCCGTAAACAACCTGTGCAAAAAGCATATACACCGCGGACTGCGCCTTCATACCGCCGTTCATCAGCGTCAGCACAATCACTGTGAGCATATACGAAAACGGGTCGTTGCTTCCGCTTTCAACCTCCAAAAGCGATGCGCAGTTATATTTTAAATTGAGCCGTTTCGACCTCAAAATCGAGAAAACCGACGCCGCGTCGGTGGAGGATATGACCGCGCCGATAAGAAAACTTTCGAGAACTGCTATTTTTAAAACAAAATGACAGAAAAGCCCCACAAGCCCGGCAGTGAAAAACGTTCCGAACGACGAAAGAAGCACCGCTTTTGCAAGAACGGGACGCGCAAAGTTCATATTTGTGCCGAATCCGCCGTAAAACATAATGAAAATAAGCGCGACCGAACATATCCGCTCGGCAAAAATGTAGTCGTCAAACGGAATATGCACAACTCCGTCCGACCCGAAAAACATTCCGAGCAGAATAAACGCGAGCAGTGCCGGTATGCCGACCTTGCTTGACAGGCGGTTGAAAAGCACGCACGCGAATATCACAACCGACGCCATAATGAGAACTGCCGTCATTTTGCCTCACCTCTTTTTTCAAAAATATGGTTTAATTATATCAAAATTTTATGCGCAAGTCTACAATTTATTGTAAAATTTTATCAACTTTATAAAATTTTCTTGACATATTGTTTTGTTTGGTGTATGATTAAAGCATACAAAACATACCGAAACGGTAAGAATTGAAAATTTGCTTTTTGCAGAGGATAAAAATGTCGGAAAAATTCATTCGCACCGCCCTTTTGTTCGGGCACGAAAAAATGA of the Qingrenia yutianensis genome contains:
- a CDS encoding potassium/proton antiporter codes for the protein MTAVLIMASVVIFACVLFNRLSSKVGIPALLAFILLGMFFGSDGVVHIPFDDYIFAERICSVALIFIMFYGGFGTNMNFARPVLAKAVLLSSFGTFFTAGLVGLFCHFVLKIAVLESFLIGAVISSTDAASVFSILRSKRLNLKYNCASLLEVESGSNDPFSYMLTVIVLTLMNGGMKAQSAVYMLFAQVVYGLIFGAAIAYIAIWILKNFKVSASGFDMIFIVGVAVLSYALPSYFGGNGYLSVYITGIILGNTKLSNKTGLVNFFDGVTSLMQMVLFFLLGLLSFPTKLGTVFATGLLLALFLTFAARPVAVSVIMFPLKCRFKEFLFVSWAGMRGAASIVFAIMAVINPAVVDNDIFHIVFFVVLFSILVQGSLIPKIARVLDMIDEKADVMKTFTDYTDEVAVQFIEFKIPENHAWIGKEIREITFPPESILVLIIRDGKKLVPNGKTVLKEGDSLILSGKASDGASDVHLYEITVEENDGFSGRALKDIAYDRKLIIMIRRRGKIIIPKGNTVIKNNDILVINDSEVHS